Proteins found in one Candidatus Poribacteria bacterium genomic segment:
- the prmA gene encoding 50S ribosomal protein L11 methyltransferase, with protein MDWARITVTTSQEASEAVSNSLFEMNAVGVEFKENADTEVDIIAYYPLDDRVGARMQKLRDFLAELPTWNIHPGPATIDLQHVKSEKWEEAWKAAFPPQRVGKRMLITPTWHDTPHNETDILIQLDPGMAFGTGYHPTTRLSLELLEHTIEPYYHIADIGTGSGILTIAAVKLGAKRVDAIELDPTAIPIAAANFQTNTVTPHVCLSQGDGLKDVERKYHLIVGNILTKAILPIIPECPSRLHPAGIVIFSGILETELAQVESVLGANQFECLQVISEAEDNITWVGIKARLRSQTAP; from the coding sequence ATGGACTGGGCAAGAATTACTGTAACCACTTCTCAAGAGGCATCCGAGGCGGTCTCGAACTCTCTCTTTGAGATGAACGCGGTTGGCGTTGAGTTCAAGGAAAACGCTGACACTGAAGTAGATATCATCGCCTATTATCCTTTAGATGATAGGGTTGGCGCGCGAATGCAAAAACTCCGAGATTTCCTCGCGGAACTTCCAACCTGGAACATCCACCCGGGCCCGGCAACTATCGATTTACAACACGTCAAATCTGAAAAATGGGAAGAAGCGTGGAAAGCCGCTTTCCCACCGCAACGGGTCGGAAAACGGATGCTTATCACACCGACATGGCACGATACCCCTCACAATGAAACAGACATCTTGATTCAACTCGACCCCGGCATGGCGTTTGGCACAGGCTATCATCCGACCACCCGACTTTCCCTTGAACTGTTAGAACACACCATTGAACCGTATTACCACATTGCAGACATCGGGACCGGTTCCGGGATATTAACCATCGCTGCTGTCAAGTTAGGCGCGAAACGGGTTGACGCTATTGAACTTGATCCGACAGCAATACCTATCGCAGCAGCAAATTTCCAAACAAATACTGTGACACCGCACGTGTGCTTATCTCAAGGCGATGGACTCAAAGATGTAGAAAGAAAATACCATCTCATCGTCGGAAACATTCTGACCAAGGCGATTCTACCGATTATTCCGGAGTGTCCATCGCGGCTACATCCTGCGGGGATTGTCATCTTTTCTGGTATTTTGGAGACTGAACTCGCACAAGTTGAATCGGTTTTAGGGGCAAATCAGTTTGAATGTCTTCAGGTCATAAGCGAAGCAGAAGACAATATCACTTGGGTAGGAATTAAAGCGAGACTCCGATCTCAAACCGCACCATAA
- a CDS encoding geranylgeranylglyceryl/heptaprenylglyceryl phosphate synthase, translating to MRSNWVLDHFNEVLKKHNAGYFVLIDPEQCEVAKCAKLAREIEKAGADAILLGGSFLTNDLHPIAKALKQETELPVVLFPGDSMHLTPHADAILYISLISGRNPNYLIGEQVKAAPWILRYALKPIPTGYMLIESGNRTTVEFMSGTAPIPRDKPDIAGPHALAAEYLGMQMVYLEAGSGAAHAVPDEMISAVKNQISIPLIVGGGIRTPKIAGKKVEAGADFIVTGNVLEENGSFELMRDFANAVHG from the coding sequence TTGAGGTCAAATTGGGTTCTGGACCACTTTAACGAAGTACTGAAAAAGCATAACGCTGGCTATTTTGTTTTAATCGATCCGGAGCAGTGTGAGGTCGCTAAATGCGCTAAACTCGCACGGGAGATTGAGAAGGCTGGCGCAGATGCAATTTTGTTAGGCGGCAGTTTTTTAACCAACGATTTGCATCCAATTGCGAAAGCACTTAAACAGGAGACAGAACTCCCTGTTGTGCTTTTCCCCGGTGATTCAATGCACCTTACGCCGCATGCAGACGCGATTCTCTATATCAGCCTGATCAGTGGACGCAACCCTAACTATCTCATTGGCGAACAAGTTAAGGCAGCACCGTGGATACTGCGCTATGCCCTTAAACCTATCCCGACCGGCTATATGCTTATTGAGAGTGGTAATCGAACCACTGTTGAATTTATGAGCGGGACGGCACCTATTCCGCGTGATAAGCCAGATATCGCCGGACCGCATGCATTAGCTGCAGAATACCTCGGCATGCAGATGGTGTATTTAGAGGCTGGCAGCGGCGCAGCACATGCTGTGCCAGACGAGATGATCTCCGCAGTGAAAAACCAAATTAGTATCCCATTAATCGTTGGTGGCGGTATCCGCACACCGAAAATCGCTGGAAAAAAAGTAGAGGCTGGTGCTGATTTCATCGTCACTGGCAATGTACTTGAAGAAAATGGTTCCTTTGAATTGATGAGAGATTTTGCCAACGCTGTTCACGGTTAG
- a CDS encoding geranylgeranylglycerol-phosphate geranylgeranyltransferase, with translation MKTLFAYLELARPLNGIIAFISAWLGGMFANQGTIENLVDIRLWLVSIAAFVMLSAGNAINDYCDYKIDQINRPRRPLPSGRIRRVDALIFAIILVIIGIYLGTLINRNATAIAILVFVALASYAIWLKRIPFIGNLVVSGLTALTFISGGVAIESGQGTLIPAIFAFLFTAAREIIKDLEDTEGDLKNSVKTLAILNPKLAVKTAIGFMVLVILFSPIPYLFGAYSWHYLLVVVLGVDLVLIGLVIRLLRDASRESCAAIQRWMKWDIFVGLGAIYLGTFL, from the coding sequence ATGAAAACGCTGTTCGCGTATCTTGAACTGGCGCGTCCTCTTAACGGAATTATCGCTTTTATCTCCGCGTGGCTTGGCGGGATGTTCGCCAACCAAGGCACGATCGAAAATCTTGTTGACATTCGGCTTTGGTTGGTTTCTATCGCCGCATTCGTCATGCTTTCGGCGGGAAACGCCATAAACGATTATTGCGATTATAAGATTGACCAAATTAATCGTCCACGGCGACCACTACCTTCTGGACGCATTCGGCGCGTAGATGCCCTGATTTTCGCTATTATCCTTGTTATCATCGGCATCTATTTGGGAACGCTTATTAATAGAAACGCAACAGCGATTGCTATTCTCGTATTCGTCGCACTCGCAAGTTACGCGATTTGGCTGAAACGTATACCGTTTATCGGTAACTTAGTCGTCAGCGGTTTAACCGCTTTAACCTTTATCTCTGGTGGTGTCGCTATAGAATCAGGGCAAGGGACACTGATTCCAGCAATCTTTGCCTTTCTGTTCACAGCGGCCCGGGAAATCATCAAAGACCTTGAAGATACAGAAGGCGACTTGAAAAACAGTGTGAAAACACTCGCGATTCTCAACCCGAAACTCGCTGTAAAGACTGCTATCGGTTTCATGGTGTTGGTTATTCTATTCAGTCCGATCCCTTATCTATTTGGGGCGTACTCTTGGCATTATCTGTTGGTAGTTGTACTCGGAGTTGATTTAGTCCTTATCGGATTGGTAATTCGCTTATTGCGGGACGCTTCCAGAGAAAGTTGTGCCGCCATCCAACGCTGGATGAAGTGGGATATATTTGTCGGACTCGGCGCAATCTACCTCGGAACGTTTTTATGA
- a CDS encoding PIG-L family deacetylase — protein MSLNILVFGAHPDDCDIKAGGVAARYVQQGHRVKFVSVTNGDAGHHEMGGGSLAQRRYAETQAAAEVIGIEYELLDNHDGELMPTLENRYQIIRTIREFHPDLIMTHRPNDYHPDHRYTSILVQDAAYMVTVPNICALTPHLEKNPVIVYLSDGFMKPYPFTPDVVVGIDAVVEQKIDMLHCHVSQFYEWLPYNSGTLAAVPSDTSARRTWLAERLLNRFSATAEKYRDLLITLYGEASGTHIQYAEAFEGCEYGTSLTTENIPTLFPFFE, from the coding sequence ATGTCATTAAATATATTAGTTTTCGGGGCACATCCCGATGATTGTGATATTAAAGCAGGTGGTGTCGCGGCGCGGTATGTGCAACAAGGACATCGCGTTAAGTTTGTCTCTGTTACAAACGGTGATGCTGGACACCACGAAATGGGTGGCGGTTCTTTGGCACAGCGACGTTATGCAGAAACACAAGCCGCAGCCGAAGTTATCGGTATTGAATATGAACTTTTAGACAATCACGATGGTGAACTGATGCCGACGTTAGAAAACCGGTATCAGATTATCCGCACGATTCGCGAGTTCCATCCGGATTTGATTATGACCCACCGTCCCAACGATTACCATCCGGATCATCGGTATACGTCAATTTTGGTGCAAGATGCGGCGTATATGGTTACGGTCCCGAATATCTGCGCGCTTACGCCCCATCTGGAGAAAAATCCTGTTATCGTCTATTTGAGTGATGGTTTCATGAAGCCCTACCCGTTCACGCCGGATGTGGTTGTCGGTATTGACGCTGTCGTTGAGCAAAAGATTGACATGCTCCACTGCCACGTATCGCAGTTCTATGAATGGCTTCCCTATAACAGTGGCACGTTGGCTGCTGTCCCTTCAGATACTTCGGCGCGACGGACATGGCTCGCTGAACGGCTTTTAAATCGGTTCAGTGCTACAGCCGAAAAGTATCGCGACTTGCTCATAACACTCTACGGCGAGGCATCAGGCACACACATCCAATATGCTGAGGCATTTGAAGGATGCGAATATGGGACCTCGCTAACAACAGAAAATATACCGACCCTTTTCCCATTTTTTGAATAA
- a CDS encoding nucleotide exchange factor GrpE, translated as MAEVKEIHIKAEVEEASDNDSTDNKETKEKTLVTRMREIAEVALDTIKSEVKQEIEERISPVEETATNLTSEVKKEVEAIVQRVRDQYETEREELLRAEIDKEVEAAVQAVHEEYKGERDRLLRTAAEAENTKKRLQTDYQRQLKFANEGILEGMVPVLDSLDAAIKSVTEKVQENTVSPAFTTFNEGVQLVHKQLLDALKIHGLVPIVAVGETFDPNQHEALLVTPSDDVPEGKVIEEFRGGYMLHTRVLRASQVVVSQGPAKEEETSNETADDTHETDAAE; from the coding sequence ATGGCTGAAGTTAAAGAGATACACATAAAGGCGGAAGTGGAAGAGGCTTCAGATAACGATTCCACCGACAATAAAGAGACTAAAGAAAAAACGCTTGTCACGCGCATGCGAGAAATCGCGGAGGTGGCTCTTGATACGATCAAGTCGGAAGTCAAACAAGAAATCGAAGAACGTATTTCTCCTGTTGAAGAGACTGCTACCAATCTTACATCGGAGGTAAAGAAAGAGGTAGAGGCAATTGTCCAACGCGTTCGGGATCAATACGAAACGGAGCGCGAAGAACTATTGCGTGCAGAAATTGATAAAGAGGTAGAAGCAGCCGTACAAGCAGTTCATGAAGAATACAAAGGCGAACGTGATCGGCTGCTACGGACAGCGGCAGAAGCTGAGAATACCAAAAAACGCTTACAAACCGATTATCAGCGGCAACTTAAGTTCGCGAACGAAGGGATACTTGAGGGGATGGTCCCGGTGTTGGATAGCTTGGATGCCGCAATTAAAAGCGTGACTGAGAAAGTTCAAGAAAACACTGTCTCACCGGCGTTCACAACCTTTAATGAGGGGGTGCAACTGGTTCACAAACAGTTGCTGGATGCACTCAAAATCCACGGATTAGTGCCAATCGTAGCCGTTGGTGAAACATTTGATCCAAATCAGCACGAGGCACTCCTTGTTACCCCATCAGATGATGTGCCCGAGGGGAAAGTGATTGAAGAGTTCCGGGGCGGTTATATGTTACATACCCGTGTGCTACGCGCCTCACAAGTAGTCGTTTCACAGGGACCGGCTAAAGAAGAAGAAACATCGAACGAAACCGCGGACGATACGCATGAAACTGACGCTGCCGAATAG
- a CDS encoding RNA methyltransferase, which yields MINYDKIIAFLERENSDAEEVSRFKQAYHTFSKTGEWHRPYQVLTAGWQKLDGVLLMTPEDVFDADYRVYLTATTERSLRELLLAFPRRYTGMFHPTEKWMDNGIHDVLEGEFVHTDDGTFYQGVKRGSGAVVEQRTISKRKDAIAADMRKLATLKGKLESSQFVVEGDLMVERAVKDGLPIEKILYTTALLEASEGQSLLKSASADNISCYQVNDGVMGSVTTTRPVPPVIASVYFNFRDFLSESGKSNFHFNPGCTMLIAENIANPDNLGMTLRTADAVGVSAVLLSRIGASPFHKNCVRASRGAVGRLPLYHATDIGAAIETLRLSGWNVLGGTSNAEKDLYAMKFSLPTAIVVGNENTGVSIETRASCTELVRIPMASGQSSLNVGVAAGVLLYELARQRSI from the coding sequence ATGATAAACTATGATAAAATCATCGCTTTCTTAGAAAGAGAAAACTCGGATGCTGAGGAAGTCTCTCGCTTTAAACAGGCGTACCATACCTTTTCTAAGACAGGTGAATGGCACCGTCCGTATCAGGTACTTACCGCAGGTTGGCAGAAACTTGATGGCGTTTTACTGATGACCCCAGAGGATGTCTTTGATGCCGATTATCGGGTCTACCTCACTGCTACAACCGAACGAAGTTTGAGAGAACTACTCTTGGCTTTTCCAAGACGATACACTGGAATGTTCCACCCAACAGAAAAGTGGATGGACAACGGAATACACGATGTCTTAGAAGGTGAGTTTGTTCATACGGATGATGGCACATTTTATCAAGGTGTTAAACGAGGGAGTGGGGCAGTCGTAGAACAACGGACGATCTCTAAACGCAAAGATGCAATTGCTGCGGATATGCGTAAATTAGCCACCTTGAAGGGGAAACTTGAGTCTTCGCAATTTGTTGTTGAAGGAGATCTGATGGTAGAACGAGCAGTTAAAGACGGTTTGCCTATCGAGAAAATCCTTTATACGACTGCCCTACTTGAAGCATCGGAAGGACAAAGCCTTTTAAAGAGCGCATCTGCCGATAATATTTCCTGCTATCAAGTTAACGATGGTGTGATGGGTTCAGTCACTACAACCCGTCCCGTGCCACCAGTTATCGCATCGGTATACTTTAACTTTCGGGACTTTTTGTCAGAATCAGGTAAATCTAATTTCCACTTTAATCCGGGATGCACAATGCTCATTGCGGAGAACATCGCGAACCCAGACAATTTAGGTATGACATTACGGACAGCAGATGCAGTCGGAGTGTCTGCTGTCTTGCTGAGTCGTATAGGCGCAAGCCCGTTCCATAAAAATTGTGTACGCGCGTCACGGGGCGCGGTTGGACGTTTGCCGTTGTACCATGCTACAGATATCGGTGCCGCGATTGAGACACTGCGTCTCTCCGGTTGGAATGTGTTAGGTGGAACATCTAATGCTGAGAAAGATCTCTACGCTATGAAGTTCTCACTACCTACCGCTATCGTTGTTGGCAATGAAAATACAGGGGTGTCTATAGAAACGCGAGCATCTTGCACAGAACTCGTCCGTATTCCGATGGCATCTGGACAATCATCGCTCAATGTAGGGGTCGCAGCAGGTGTGCTTCTCTATGAGTTAGCGCGACAGCGTAGCATTTGA
- the dnaJ gene encoding molecular chaperone DnaJ, with the protein MMQKRDYYEVLDVNRDADEDDIKKAYRKLAIQFHPDKNPDNKEAEDKFKEATEAYEVLRDAEKRQQYDRFGHAGLEGMGTDFGGVGVNLDDIFGDVFGDLFGGLGGRQRTPKRGRSLQYNLGVTLEDVIHGKQVTLQVPRVENCTECDGSGAKKGTRAITCPQCHGRGQISQSQGFFTMSRTCSQCRGEGEIIQEPCPACRGQGLVRNTRDIKLNIDKGVDSGFKYQLRGEGEVGANGAPPGDLFVVINVAPHERFERDRNDLITSAKISFVQATLGGKIDVEGIDGREELHIPPGTQYGAQLRIPNKGIPHYKRSYSGDLVVEVEIETPKNLNSEQRRKLEEFAKLRGESFQHEHGGFWDKLLGRHEDEEPE; encoded by the coding sequence ATGATGCAAAAACGCGACTACTATGAGGTTTTGGATGTCAATCGAGATGCTGACGAGGACGACATAAAAAAGGCTTATCGTAAACTCGCCATCCAATTTCACCCAGATAAAAATCCTGACAACAAAGAAGCCGAAGATAAATTCAAGGAAGCAACAGAGGCTTATGAAGTCCTCCGTGATGCTGAGAAACGGCAGCAGTACGATAGATTCGGTCATGCTGGACTCGAAGGTATGGGAACCGATTTTGGTGGCGTCGGTGTGAATTTGGATGATATTTTCGGCGATGTTTTTGGCGACCTCTTCGGTGGACTCGGTGGCAGGCAACGCACCCCGAAACGTGGACGCAGTTTACAATATAACCTTGGGGTAACACTCGAAGATGTCATTCATGGTAAGCAGGTCACGCTTCAGGTGCCACGTGTTGAAAACTGCACGGAGTGCGATGGCAGCGGGGCGAAGAAGGGAACACGAGCCATAACCTGTCCGCAATGCCACGGCAGAGGGCAAATCAGTCAATCGCAAGGCTTCTTTACTATGTCCCGTACCTGTTCACAGTGTCGTGGCGAAGGTGAAATCATTCAAGAACCCTGTCCAGCTTGCAGGGGGCAAGGACTTGTCCGAAATACGCGCGATATTAAACTCAATATTGACAAAGGGGTTGATAGCGGTTTTAAATACCAATTGCGCGGTGAAGGCGAGGTGGGTGCCAACGGCGCACCCCCCGGCGACCTATTTGTTGTCATCAACGTTGCTCCGCACGAACGCTTTGAACGCGACCGAAACGACCTCATTACATCCGCCAAAATTTCGTTCGTCCAAGCCACGCTCGGTGGGAAAATTGATGTTGAAGGTATTGATGGACGCGAAGAGTTGCATATCCCACCGGGGACACAGTACGGGGCACAACTACGTATTCCCAACAAAGGCATCCCACATTATAAACGCTCCTATTCAGGTGATCTGGTGGTCGAAGTAGAAATTGAAACCCCAAAAAATCTCAACAGTGAGCAGCGTAGGAAGTTAGAAGAATTTGCGAAGTTACGCGGTGAATCCTTTCAGCACGAACACGGTGGATTTTGGGATAAACTGCTTGGGCGTCATGAAGACGAAGAACCCGAATAG
- a CDS encoding class I SAM-dependent methyltransferase — translation MRTLEHIDCPICEQDATELLFDKDSLSVVICKRCQLRYVNPRISRQTLEAAYTESYYPPDKVERIETDSMEWLQMTERLTELEKQHRSKGRLLDVGCGIGTFLSLAREHGWDPQGIDPSKSGSAFAQEKYKLDVQCADIFEADFPSASFDAIVLYHVLEHISELNPFLSELRRVLKPGTGTLVIEVPNGESLQSRLQKADWPYVHPHDHLYYFSAHSLPKLLRKHGFHNVTLGRPKRVSPITSLRFALRQAATAALVRFHLGTVIRVYAS, via the coding sequence ATGCGTACTTTAGAACATATTGACTGCCCTATATGTGAACAGGATGCGACGGAACTGCTTTTTGATAAAGATTCCTTGTCGGTGGTTATCTGCAAGCGGTGCCAGTTACGTTATGTGAATCCGAGAATTAGCCGTCAGACGCTTGAGGCGGCGTATACCGAGTCCTATTATCCACCTGATAAAGTGGAACGCATCGAGACGGATAGCATGGAGTGGTTGCAGATGACTGAACGCCTCACAGAATTGGAGAAACAACACCGAAGCAAAGGACGACTGTTAGATGTAGGCTGCGGGATTGGTACTTTTCTCTCACTCGCTCGCGAACACGGATGGGACCCGCAAGGCATTGATCCTTCCAAGAGTGGAAGCGCATTTGCGCAAGAGAAGTATAAACTTGATGTCCAATGCGCGGATATTTTTGAAGCAGACTTCCCGTCTGCGTCCTTTGACGCGATTGTGCTTTATCATGTGTTAGAACATATTTCCGAATTAAATCCGTTCCTTAGTGAGTTACGTCGCGTTTTGAAACCGGGAACAGGCACCTTAGTTATTGAAGTGCCGAATGGTGAGAGTCTACAGAGTCGGCTTCAGAAAGCGGATTGGCCTTACGTCCATCCGCACGACCATCTCTATTATTTTTCAGCACATTCTTTGCCGAAGTTGCTGCGGAAGCACGGGTTTCATAACGTTACGTTGGGTAGACCGAAGCGCGTTAGCCCAATAACAAGTCTCCGTTTCGCGCTTCGCCAAGCAGCGACTGCCGCGTTAGTTCGGTTTCACTTAGGCACAGTGATTCGGGTGTATGCGAGTTAA
- a CDS encoding phosphoribosylformylglycinamidine synthase subunit PurS has protein sequence MDNWKVEVSYKPEVPDTVGQGILEDIADLGISDVDSVRTATVYWIEGTLDTQSIDRIGSELLADPITQTYTFATQNDAAKSWTLEVQFKPGVTDAVGDSTVKGINDLGITGVTTIRTGHKYWLTGALNAEVVETIAQRLLMNDVIQTFSYQKPSS, from the coding sequence ATGGATAATTGGAAAGTTGAAGTCTCCTATAAACCTGAAGTCCCCGATACCGTTGGGCAAGGCATCCTTGAAGATATTGCTGACCTCGGTATCAGTGATGTTGATTCCGTCCGTACCGCCACAGTCTACTGGATTGAAGGCACTCTTGACACACAAAGTATTGACCGAATCGGTTCAGAGCTCCTCGCCGATCCGATTACACAGACATACACCTTTGCTACGCAAAATGACGCTGCAAAAAGTTGGACGCTTGAAGTACAATTCAAACCCGGCGTTACCGATGCAGTTGGCGATAGCACTGTCAAAGGTATCAACGATTTAGGCATCACCGGTGTCACCACCATCCGTACCGGACATAAGTACTGGCTAACCGGTGCCTTAAACGCTGAAGTTGTTGAGACTATTGCACAACGTCTCCTCATGAACGATGTCATCCAGACGTTCTCTTACCAAAAACCCTCATCATAA
- a CDS encoding SMP-30/gluconolactonase/LRE family protein, whose product MHTPPERKWDGTVVRYPDPAIEVIDSRFGKYKIGNSVVERLWTGSRWAEGPVWFGDGGYLLWSDIPNNRILKWEESTGQVSTYRKPSNYSNGHTRDRQGRLISCEHGARRVTRTEYDGTITVLMDSFDGKPLNAPNDVAVHPDGGIWFTDPGYGIMLNYEGHIAEFELPTCVYRLNPDTGEATVATAELEKPNGICFSPDYDKLYIVDTGVTHQEGTPRYIYVYDVIDGERLGEQAVFCDMAPGIADGIRCDVDGNLWASAGWVGDGYDGVHTFASDGTLIGKIHLPEICANLCFGGVKRNRLFMMGSQSLYSVYVEAQGVPLF is encoded by the coding sequence ATGCATACACCACCAGAAAGAAAGTGGGATGGGACGGTTGTCCGCTATCCGGATCCGGCGATTGAGGTAATAGACTCTCGTTTTGGCAAGTATAAGATTGGCAACTCCGTCGTTGAACGGTTGTGGACAGGGTCGCGCTGGGCAGAGGGCCCCGTCTGGTTCGGCGATGGCGGATACTTACTCTGGAGCGATATTCCAAATAACCGGATACTGAAATGGGAGGAATCTACCGGTCAGGTAAGCACCTATCGAAAACCGTCAAACTATAGCAATGGACATACCCGCGATCGGCAAGGCAGACTTATTAGTTGTGAACACGGCGCACGGCGTGTCACACGCACAGAATACGACGGAACGATTACTGTGCTAATGGATAGTTTTGATGGCAAGCCACTCAATGCCCCAAATGACGTAGCAGTTCACCCAGATGGTGGCATCTGGTTTACGGATCCGGGGTACGGTATCATGCTCAACTACGAAGGGCATATAGCGGAATTTGAATTGCCGACTTGTGTTTATCGCCTCAATCCGGATACTGGGGAAGCAACTGTTGCAACGGCTGAACTCGAAAAACCGAACGGTATCTGCTTTTCTCCAGACTATGATAAACTCTATATCGTTGACACCGGTGTTACACACCAAGAAGGAACCCCGCGGTATATCTATGTCTATGATGTTATAGATGGTGAACGATTGGGCGAGCAAGCGGTGTTCTGTGATATGGCACCCGGTATTGCCGACGGTATCCGATGTGATGTTGATGGAAATCTGTGGGCGAGTGCTGGATGGGTTGGTGACGGCTACGACGGCGTGCATACCTTTGCATCAGATGGAACGCTTATCGGGAAAATCCACCTTCCTGAAATCTGTGCGAACCTCTGCTTCGGCGGCGTGAAACGGAACAGGCTGTTTATGATGGGTAGTCAATCGCTCTACTCGGTGTATGTCGAAGCACAAGGTGTGCCGCTTTTTTAA